A genomic segment from Bdellovibrio sp. ArHS encodes:
- a CDS encoding AGE family epimerase/isomerase, with protein MTSYNALIEKSKSWLTNDVYPLWSTTGIDKSKGGFIENISFDGSPMDVPRRSMVQARQMYSFVTGANLGVCDKPLAHSLVEMGGRYLMANYSASSGAFIHSINLDGSPKSSNPDLYTEAFALFALAQAYIVNPRPEIKERAKALVKYLHRERAVSGGGFTEMDEKGTLSYKSNPHMHMFESAIAWMQIDKDAEWKELGQNIISLCLNKFIDPESGVLGEYFDKDWNHLREKDLFIYEPGHQYEWAWLMSLYEGLTGQDLQSVRHNLFLLAEKHGTSRTRKVVFDEMWSNYTPKTLSSRFWPQCERIKAACRLGTEVAADKKDIYAHAADEAMETLFKFFQTPLRGTWYDMLSDKDEFSGTFAKASSLYHIVNAMEEYINLRPRL; from the coding sequence ATGACATCATACAACGCGCTTATTGAAAAATCGAAGAGCTGGCTTACGAATGACGTGTACCCACTGTGGTCCACCACGGGAATTGATAAATCGAAGGGCGGCTTTATCGAGAACATCTCGTTTGATGGTTCCCCCATGGATGTTCCCCGCCGTTCCATGGTGCAAGCGCGACAAATGTATTCTTTTGTTACCGGAGCCAATCTAGGGGTTTGTGACAAACCTCTTGCTCATTCTCTTGTGGAAATGGGCGGACGTTATCTGATGGCTAACTATTCAGCTTCGTCTGGCGCATTTATTCATTCTATTAATTTGGATGGCTCACCGAAAAGTTCCAACCCGGATCTATATACGGAAGCCTTCGCTCTTTTCGCTTTAGCACAAGCCTATATCGTGAATCCTCGTCCGGAAATCAAAGAACGCGCAAAAGCTTTGGTAAAGTATCTGCATCGTGAACGCGCAGTCTCTGGCGGAGGTTTCACGGAAATGGACGAGAAGGGCACTTTGTCCTATAAGTCCAATCCACACATGCACATGTTCGAATCGGCAATTGCCTGGATGCAAATCGACAAAGATGCCGAATGGAAAGAGCTGGGTCAAAACATCATCTCTTTATGTTTGAATAAGTTCATCGATCCTGAATCTGGAGTTCTTGGCGAGTATTTTGATAAAGATTGGAATCACTTGCGTGAAAAAGATCTTTTCATCTACGAGCCGGGCCACCAATATGAATGGGCTTGGCTGATGTCTTTGTATGAGGGTTTGACTGGGCAAGATTTGCAGTCAGTTCGTCACAACCTGTTCTTACTGGCGGAAAAACACGGCACTTCACGCACGCGCAAAGTCGTCTTTGACGAAATGTGGAGCAACTACACTCCCAAAACCTTGTCGTCCCGTTTCTGGCCTCAATGCGAAAGAATCAAAGCGGCATGTCGTCTGGGAACAGAAGTCGCTGCTGATAAAAAAGACATCTACGCCCACGCCGCAGATGAGGCGATGGAAACTCTGTTCAAGTTTTTCCAAACACCTCTGCGTGGAACCTGGTATGACATGCTTTCAGATAAAGACGAATTCAGTGGCACTTTTGCCAAGGCCAGTTCGCTGTATCACATTGTCAATGCTATGGAAGAATACATCAACCTGCGACCCCGTCTGTAG
- a CDS encoding flagellar basal body-associated FliL family protein, protein MADNESTTKVEDEKKDNAPEGEAEDVLSLDSLDEIIANEDPEFAKALGEIGPDDPLNAIYEEGVELEYTLEEEIKLWQRSTGLRQKVFKLLPFLPKISYRIKMKRTVLRLSWIKWKEQAIQNLKNAGPSFLAWSKKKAKGMQAGIGTGLAAFKQFSLVKKLAFVGLILVTGVSAFLIYRTVTKGLIPHEQELFIGSFSEWAQSKYHYDPKAEMESFYDSTRTAQNILLMKKMVVNLKRSSESGPNPMGAFEFYVEGTASEVVVEIKDREPEVEDLFLRTIEETTYDQAASGEGKQLLCERLRKEVNKILTKGYVRRIFIKTAIIKP, encoded by the coding sequence TTGGCAGATAACGAAAGCACGACCAAAGTTGAGGATGAAAAAAAGGACAATGCTCCCGAAGGGGAAGCAGAGGACGTCCTATCTCTGGATTCCTTAGATGAAATTATTGCCAACGAAGATCCCGAGTTTGCAAAAGCCTTGGGCGAAATCGGTCCCGACGATCCTTTAAATGCAATTTATGAAGAGGGTGTTGAACTCGAATACACTCTGGAAGAAGAAATAAAACTTTGGCAGCGGTCCACAGGCCTGCGGCAAAAAGTCTTCAAGCTTCTTCCTTTCCTGCCGAAAATTTCCTACCGAATTAAAATGAAACGCACCGTTCTTCGCTTAAGTTGGATTAAGTGGAAAGAGCAGGCGATTCAGAATCTAAAAAATGCAGGGCCTTCTTTTTTGGCCTGGTCCAAGAAGAAAGCGAAGGGGATGCAAGCCGGGATAGGAACCGGTTTGGCGGCCTTCAAACAGTTTAGCTTAGTTAAGAAGTTGGCTTTTGTCGGCTTAATTTTAGTGACCGGAGTTTCCGCATTTTTAATTTATCGGACGGTGACCAAAGGTTTGATTCCACATGAACAGGAATTATTCATCGGTTCTTTTTCAGAATGGGCTCAGAGCAAATATCACTATGATCCCAAGGCCGAAATGGAATCGTTTTATGATTCCACGCGCACGGCCCAGAATATTCTTCTGATGAAAAAAATGGTCGTGAATCTCAAGCGCTCCTCTGAATCCGGGCCCAACCCAATGGGTGCCTTTGAATTCTATGTGGAAGGCACGGCCTCTGAAGTCGTTGTTGAAATCAAAGACCGTGAACCTGAAGTGGAAGATTTGTTCCTGAGAACGATCGAAGAAACGACCTACGATCAGGCAGCCTCAGGGGAGGGAAAACAACTTCTTTGCGAACGATTGCGCAAAGAGGTGAATAAGATCCTGACGAAAGGTTACGTGCGCAGGATCTTCATCAAAACCGCGATTATAAAGCCTTAA
- the kdsB gene encoding 3-deoxy-manno-octulosonate cytidylyltransferase — protein MKIVGVIPARYGSTRFPGKPLELLKGRPLIQWTIEGAKKSKLISELIVATDHEGIKAAAEAAGVKVVMTASELPTGSDRINAAVQNIECDIVVNIQGDEPQVTGELIDKLAQVFLEDKNLDMATLAHPISEEELHSMNAVKVVLNKNDEALYFSRYAMPYSRKSAKDMGSLDGCMKHIGMYAYTKKFLKTFCAAPPAFIENAESLEQLRALYLGAKIKVIRVKEALVGVDTPEDLARLAKML, from the coding sequence ATGAAGATTGTTGGCGTCATTCCCGCTCGATACGGATCGACCCGCTTCCCCGGAAAACCTCTGGAGCTGTTGAAAGGTCGACCTCTGATCCAGTGGACGATTGAAGGCGCCAAAAAGTCTAAGCTGATCAGTGAGCTTATCGTAGCTACAGATCACGAAGGTATCAAAGCCGCCGCCGAGGCCGCAGGGGTCAAAGTCGTGATGACGGCCAGTGAACTTCCTACCGGCAGTGATCGTATCAATGCAGCCGTTCAAAATATCGAATGTGATATCGTTGTGAACATCCAAGGTGACGAACCTCAAGTGACCGGTGAATTGATTGATAAACTGGCTCAGGTATTCCTTGAGGATAAAAATCTGGACATGGCAACACTGGCGCATCCGATCAGTGAGGAAGAGCTGCACTCGATGAATGCCGTGAAGGTCGTTCTGAATAAAAATGACGAGGCTCTTTATTTCAGCCGTTATGCCATGCCTTACTCGCGAAAGTCTGCCAAAGACATGGGTTCTTTGGACGGCTGTATGAAGCATATAGGAATGTATGCTTACACGAAAAAATTTTTAAAAACGTTCTGCGCAGCTCCTCCGGCTTTCATCGAAAATGCCGAAAGCCTGGAGCAGTTAAGAGCGTTGTATTTAGGTGCAAAAATCAAAGTTATCCGGGTCAAGGAAGCTCTCGTCGGGGTGGATACTCCCGAAGATTTAGCGCGACTCGCAAAAATGCTATAA
- a CDS encoding CTP synthase, giving the protein MKQKFIFVTGGVVSSIGKGLTAASLGSLLEARGHRVTIMKFDPYLNVDPGTMSPFQHGEVYVTEDGAETDLDLGHYERFTSAVMNRTNSVSTGQIYDTVLARERRGDYLGGTVQVIPHITEEIKARIYEAAQGSEIILVEIGGTVGDIEGQPFLEAIRQMRLDVGQENSVLVHVTYVPYIAAAGELKSKPTQHSVKELREIGLQPDFLVCRSEKVIDDNLKGKIGLFCSVKSENVIAAQDSRFIYEVPLALHREKLDELIVARLGLGSSKPTLKGWQNLVKVLSNPAHTVKIGVVGKYVDLKESYKSLHEALVHGGIANNSRVEIIYVDSEKVTDKTVHQLLGKVDGILVPGGFGTRGVEGKITAIKYAREKRIPFFGICFGMQLSAIEFARNVCGIKDATSREFHAETKRSGNFVIDTMVEQRGIVNKGGTMRLGAFPCHLVSGTRAHSVYKASNIMERHRHRFEFNNKYKALFEKNGMIASGICKERDLVEIVELPDHPWFIGVQYHPEFKSKPLEPHPLFVHFVKASLKKK; this is encoded by the coding sequence TTGAAACAAAAATTCATCTTTGTCACCGGGGGCGTAGTTTCCTCGATTGGTAAAGGACTGACGGCGGCAAGCTTAGGCTCTTTGCTGGAAGCCCGTGGCCACCGTGTGACGATCATGAAATTTGATCCTTATTTGAACGTGGATCCGGGCACGATGTCTCCTTTTCAACATGGGGAAGTCTATGTCACCGAGGACGGGGCCGAGACGGACCTGGATTTGGGCCACTACGAACGTTTCACATCTGCGGTGATGAACAGAACAAACTCAGTTTCCACAGGCCAGATTTATGACACGGTCCTAGCACGCGAACGTCGTGGTGATTACTTGGGCGGAACGGTGCAGGTCATTCCGCACATCACGGAAGAAATCAAAGCACGTATCTACGAAGCGGCTCAGGGCAGTGAAATCATCCTGGTCGAAATCGGTGGGACCGTCGGGGATATCGAAGGTCAGCCATTCTTAGAAGCCATCCGTCAGATGCGCCTGGATGTCGGCCAGGAAAACTCTGTGCTGGTACATGTGACGTATGTTCCTTACATAGCAGCAGCCGGGGAATTAAAATCAAAGCCGACCCAACATTCCGTCAAAGAACTTCGTGAAATCGGTCTGCAACCCGACTTCTTGGTTTGTCGCAGTGAAAAAGTGATTGATGACAATTTAAAAGGGAAGATCGGTCTTTTCTGTTCAGTGAAGTCAGAAAACGTTATTGCCGCTCAGGACAGCCGCTTCATTTATGAAGTTCCGTTGGCTTTGCATCGTGAAAAATTGGATGAATTGATTGTGGCAAGGTTGGGGTTGGGTTCGTCCAAGCCTACTCTTAAAGGCTGGCAAAATCTGGTGAAGGTTTTGAGCAATCCGGCGCACACGGTGAAAATCGGTGTGGTGGGAAAATATGTGGATTTAAAAGAATCCTACAAATCTTTGCACGAAGCCCTGGTTCACGGTGGTATTGCTAATAACTCGCGTGTTGAAATCATCTACGTTGATTCTGAAAAAGTGACCGACAAAACCGTGCATCAGCTCTTAGGGAAAGTGGATGGTATTCTTGTCCCCGGTGGTTTTGGGACTCGTGGCGTTGAGGGAAAGATCACGGCGATTAAATATGCCCGTGAAAAAAGAATTCCCTTCTTCGGAATCTGTTTTGGTATGCAGCTTTCAGCGATCGAGTTCGCGCGCAATGTTTGTGGCATTAAAGATGCGACCAGCCGCGAATTTCACGCGGAAACAAAACGCAGTGGTAACTTCGTCATCGACACGATGGTTGAGCAGCGAGGCATCGTCAACAAAGGTGGAACGATGCGCTTAGGCGCTTTCCCATGTCATCTTGTATCCGGTACGCGCGCGCATTCTGTTTATAAGGCGTCAAACATCATGGAACGTCACCGCCACCGTTTTGAGTTTAACAACAAATACAAAGCTCTTTTCGAAAAAAATGGAATGATCGCTTCGGGAATCTGCAAAGAGCGAGACCTGGTCGAAATCGTCGAGCTTCCGGATCATCCATGGTTCATTGGGGTGCAATATCACCCGGAATTTAAATCCAAACCGTTGGAACCGCATCCTTTGTTTGTGCATTTCGTAAAAGCGAGTTTGAAGAAGAAGTAA
- a CDS encoding APC family permease, whose amino-acid sequence MKKSLSLMHLTFYGTGMILGAGIYSVIGKAGGIAGNGLWLSFLLAALCASMTALSYAELATMFPKTGGEYIYLKNIFPQWPYLAMLCGSLMIFAGFSTATTVAIAFSGYLHQFFQMPQFLTALLLLGVFTSINILGIKESSWVNVVFTLIEILGLLIFVWIGVQSPSFGEALSNVKWEGTIVSGAALVIFAYFGFENIVNLVEESKTPEKDLPKGIIISLLVSTALYLLVSLAALALGTPEELGLSNAPLSDLTKNAATWVPKALGGIALFSTANTVLISMISTSRIIFSMAREKDLPAVFAKLSPRRDTPWTGAIAVFVLAMALLPSGGIEVVASASSFATMIAFSIINLSLIHLRFTAPKKNRPFKVPLSLGRLPLIPVLATTVSVALLFFFPRAVYVLGFGVLGFISILYLILRSSKSLNSSK is encoded by the coding sequence ATGAAGAAATCACTCAGCTTGATGCATCTGACTTTTTACGGAACGGGTATGATTCTGGGCGCGGGGATCTATTCGGTGATTGGCAAGGCGGGCGGAATCGCCGGAAATGGTTTGTGGTTGAGCTTCCTGTTGGCCGCTTTGTGCGCCTCGATGACGGCGCTGTCGTACGCAGAACTTGCCACCATGTTTCCGAAGACAGGCGGAGAATACATCTATTTAAAAAATATATTTCCCCAGTGGCCTTATCTGGCGATGCTCTGTGGCTCGTTAATGATATTTGCTGGCTTCAGCACGGCCACCACCGTGGCCATCGCATTTTCCGGTTATCTTCATCAGTTTTTTCAAATGCCGCAGTTTTTAACGGCATTATTGCTTTTGGGAGTTTTTACCTCCATCAATATTCTGGGAATCAAGGAATCCAGTTGGGTGAATGTCGTCTTCACATTGATCGAAATTCTGGGGTTGCTCATCTTTGTTTGGATCGGGGTGCAATCTCCAAGCTTTGGCGAAGCTCTTTCAAATGTAAAATGGGAAGGCACGATTGTTTCCGGCGCGGCGCTGGTGATTTTTGCTTATTTCGGTTTTGAAAATATTGTGAACTTGGTCGAAGAGTCCAAGACTCCCGAAAAAGATTTACCCAAAGGCATCATCATCAGCCTTCTTGTCTCCACGGCCCTTTACCTGTTGGTCAGTTTGGCTGCGTTAGCGCTGGGAACGCCCGAAGAACTGGGGCTTAGTAATGCGCCCTTGAGTGATTTGACGAAAAATGCGGCCACCTGGGTTCCCAAGGCCTTGGGAGGCATCGCTTTATTTTCAACGGCAAACACAGTTTTGATCTCGATGATTTCCACCAGTCGAATCATTTTCAGTATGGCGCGAGAAAAAGATTTGCCAGCAGTTTTTGCCAAGCTTTCACCTCGGCGGGACACACCTTGGACAGGTGCGATAGCTGTGTTTGTTCTGGCAATGGCGCTCTTGCCTTCCGGCGGAATTGAGGTCGTCGCCAGTGCGTCTTCGTTTGCGACGATGATTGCTTTTAGCATCATCAATCTGTCTTTAATTCACTTGCGCTTTACCGCGCCGAAAAAAAACCGGCCCTTTAAAGTTCCTTTGTCTCTAGGCCGACTGCCCCTAATTCCTGTTCTGGCTACGACGGTGTCTGTGGCGCTTCTTTTCTTTTTTCCGCGCGCAGTTTACGTTCTCGGTTTCGGGGTGCTTGGCTTCATCAGTATACTTTATCTGATTCTGAGATCTTCGAAATCTTTGAACTCTTCGAAGTGA
- a CDS encoding sigma 54-interacting transcriptional regulator has protein sequence MHQPFLKVLDENSRSLPLGEFMTLGKDPQCQIPLNADQISDRHARLEKKDSYYLIRDLRSATGTYVNDARVVEAVLQDGDIIRLGKMEFIFKEKVETGAAFPLSSRNEVWNEELKTLGNVAKTDFPVLVLGPSGTGKDVIAQALHETSERRRGPFVSVNCSALSETLIESELFGHIKGSFTGAISDRKGAFEAARCGTLFLDEIGDLSYSLQAKLLRALENNEIRPVGADRNIKTDVRIIAATHQNLGEKIREGAFRSDLYFRLNVITVSPPALQFRMEDFEELLYNFARKMRVRFSFGAIARLKKHTWPGNIRELKNLVSRAAALYPREHIMESHIEKLLDRTFLEPNERPVNDIPVIKEIEKQMIIKRLTANRGNQRRTAQDLGMPKSTLHDRLKYYNIDITNFKAL, from the coding sequence ATGCATCAACCTTTTCTAAAAGTACTCGATGAAAATTCAAGATCCCTTCCCCTGGGCGAGTTCATGACTCTGGGGAAAGACCCTCAATGTCAGATTCCCCTTAATGCCGATCAGATTTCAGATCGCCATGCCCGTCTTGAAAAAAAAGACTCGTATTATCTTATCCGCGATCTGCGCTCAGCCACCGGCACTTATGTCAATGATGCTCGGGTTGTCGAGGCAGTTCTTCAAGATGGCGACATCATCCGTCTTGGCAAAATGGAATTTATCTTCAAAGAAAAAGTCGAGACAGGCGCAGCCTTCCCCCTTTCCAGTCGCAACGAAGTCTGGAACGAAGAATTAAAAACCTTGGGCAACGTCGCCAAAACCGATTTTCCCGTTTTGGTTTTGGGTCCGTCGGGAACAGGAAAAGACGTTATCGCTCAGGCTTTGCATGAAACCAGTGAGCGCCGTCGTGGTCCCTTTGTCAGCGTCAACTGCAGTGCCTTAAGTGAAACTTTGATTGAGAGCGAACTTTTCGGGCACATCAAAGGCTCTTTCACAGGGGCCATCAGTGACCGCAAAGGAGCGTTTGAAGCAGCTCGCTGTGGCACTTTGTTCCTGGACGAAATCGGTGACCTGTCTTACAGCTTGCAAGCCAAACTTCTTCGTGCGCTGGAAAACAACGAAATTCGCCCTGTCGGCGCTGATCGCAATATCAAAACGGACGTGCGTATCATCGCCGCCACCCATCAAAATCTAGGCGAAAAAATTCGTGAAGGGGCTTTCCGTTCTGACCTGTATTTCCGTCTAAATGTCATCACGGTCAGCCCGCCTGCACTGCAATTTCGGATGGAGGATTTCGAGGAGCTTCTGTACAACTTCGCCCGCAAAATGCGCGTGCGTTTTTCTTTCGGCGCTATCGCCCGCTTAAAAAAACACACCTGGCCCGGAAATATCCGTGAACTTAAAAATCTGGTCAGTCGTGCGGCGGCTTTATATCCCCGCGAACACATCATGGAAAGTCATATTGAAAAACTTTTGGATCGCACATTTTTAGAGCCAAATGAAAGACCGGTTAACGATATTCCGGTGATTAAGGAGATCGAAAAGCAGATGATTATTAAAAGACTGACAGCAAATCGCGGCAATCAGCGTCGTACCGCGCAGGATCTGGGAATGCCGAAAAGCACTCTTCACGATAGACTGAAATACTACAACATCGATATCACAAATTTTAAGGCTTTATAA
- a CDS encoding KpsF/GutQ family sugar-phosphate isomerase, which produces MSKVVQQGLKVLEVEAQAILGLRDRIGVDFEKAVQMIKDCQGKLILTGMGKSGQIARKLASTFSSTGTPAVFLHPAESSHGDLGIVESKDVVIAISYGGESPEFTGILKYVARKSIPMIALTGKPGSSLAKAAQVTLNVYVSEEACPLNLAPTASSTATLAMGDAVAMAVMTEKGFSSQDFAEFHPGGSLGYRLLTRVSDVMHFGEALPTVGLDAPLRQVFSAMTHKDVRGAAGVVDEKGDLVGVITDGQIRRRLEKSDDPLTGTAKDLMTTSPRTIDANEFAEKALFVMEQFQINMLFVLDKDSATPKKPVGILHVQDLLKAKVR; this is translated from the coding sequence ATGTCTAAGGTAGTTCAGCAAGGTCTTAAGGTTTTGGAAGTGGAAGCGCAAGCCATCTTGGGTTTGCGCGATCGCATCGGTGTTGATTTCGAAAAAGCTGTGCAGATGATCAAAGACTGTCAGGGCAAACTGATATTGACGGGAATGGGAAAGTCAGGACAGATCGCCCGCAAGCTTGCGAGCACTTTTTCTTCCACGGGAACTCCCGCGGTTTTCCTTCATCCCGCGGAAAGTTCACACGGTGACCTGGGCATTGTCGAAAGCAAAGACGTCGTCATCGCTATTTCCTATGGCGGAGAATCTCCCGAATTTACGGGCATTCTTAAATATGTCGCAAGAAAATCCATTCCAATGATCGCTCTCACAGGGAAACCAGGTTCTTCTTTGGCAAAGGCCGCTCAGGTCACTTTGAATGTCTATGTTTCGGAAGAAGCCTGTCCTTTAAATCTAGCGCCGACCGCAAGTAGTACGGCCACTTTGGCCATGGGTGACGCTGTGGCGATGGCAGTTATGACAGAAAAAGGCTTCAGTTCGCAGGACTTTGCAGAGTTTCATCCCGGAGGAAGTTTGGGATATCGTTTGCTCACGCGAGTCAGCGATGTCATGCATTTTGGCGAAGCGTTGCCCACGGTGGGACTGGATGCTCCTTTGCGCCAGGTGTTTTCGGCCATGACTCATAAAGATGTTCGCGGTGCCGCCGGCGTCGTGGATGAAAAAGGCGATTTGGTCGGAGTCATTACCGATGGTCAGATTCGTCGCCGTCTTGAAAAGAGCGATGACCCTTTGACGGGAACCGCCAAAGATTTGATGACGACAAGTCCGCGAACCATCGACGCGAACGAATTTGCCGAAAAAGCGTTATTCGTTATGGAGCAGTTTCAGATCAACATGCTTTTTGTACTGGATAAAGATTCCGCCACTCCTAAAAAGCCGGTCGGAATCCTTCATGTTCAAGACTTGTTGAAAGCAAAAGTTCGTTGA
- the yihA gene encoding ribosome biogenesis GTP-binding protein YihA/YsxC, whose translation MPKTIEFIKSAVLAKDYPLHNKAEVAIAGRSNAGKSSFINALAKGKVAKVSSTPGKTRLLNFFNMEDSYILTDMPGYGFAARSNSEIEEWHAMIETYLMTRENLVGLLLVMDIRRDWTADEELLKKFSDRRGFPMAVALTKADKMTRNHINQAVAKVKKMSGLSAVFAVSSLKKEGQDAVEEYMYENWVKP comes from the coding sequence ATGCCAAAAACGATTGAATTCATCAAAAGTGCCGTCCTGGCAAAAGATTATCCCTTACATAATAAAGCTGAAGTTGCTATCGCCGGTCGCTCCAACGCCGGAAAGTCCTCTTTCATAAATGCGCTGGCAAAAGGAAAAGTCGCGAAGGTGAGTTCAACGCCGGGTAAAACTCGTCTTTTGAATTTCTTCAACATGGAAGATTCCTACATCCTGACCGATATGCCGGGTTATGGTTTCGCGGCTCGCTCTAACAGTGAAATTGAAGAGTGGCATGCGATGATCGAGACGTATCTGATGACTCGGGAAAATCTAGTGGGGCTGTTGTTGGTGATGGATATTCGCCGCGATTGGACCGCGGATGAAGAGCTTCTAAAAAAGTTTTCTGATCGCCGTGGATTTCCTATGGCCGTGGCTTTGACGAAGGCAGATAAAATGACTCGCAACCACATCAATCAAGCTGTGGCCAAAGTGAAAAAAATGTCAGGCCTGAGCGCCGTCTTTGCCGTGTCCTCTCTAAAAAAAGAAGGCCAAGACGCGGTCGAGGAATACATGTACGAAAACTGGGTGAAACCATGA